A region of Liolophura sinensis isolate JHLJ2023 chromosome 8, CUHK_Ljap_v2, whole genome shotgun sequence DNA encodes the following proteins:
- the LOC135473650 gene encoding uncharacterized protein LOC135473650 — MPRTKKKSITPGRGSNPIDTALHALYYNPDSPAAYSGVQPLLKAARQQGLKVSRTHVSAWLAQQDTYTLHRPARRHYPRNRVVVGGMDSQWQADLVDMTAFAKENDNNRYLLTCIDVLSKYAWVIPLRAKTGARLIEAFQQIFKTGRRPLYLQTDEGKEFLNRPFQAFLKDKGVFFFHTFNETKASAVERFNRTLKGRMYKYFTAHNTRRYLDALPALVRGYNQAYHRSIRRAPIDVTPQNQKEVRQVLYGPSTHKRSVHRYRVGDLVRISKVKGKFEKSYLPNWSTEMFRIVRSHPRQPAVYTLEDLNGDQLLGTFYETELQPVTAAVDKFYQVEKILKRERRRGKLYYWVKWVGYPPSFNSWVPATDVKRI, encoded by the coding sequence ATGCCTCgcacgaaaaaaaaatcaatcacgCCGGGTCGTGGTTCAAACCCGATCGATACCGCTCTCCATGCTTTGTATTACAACCCggacagtccagcggcttacagcgggGTTCAACCCCTGCTCAAGGCAGCTCGACAACagggactcaaagtgagtcgaacccacgtgtcggcttggctggctcagcaggacacgtacacacTCCACCGACCTGCACGCCGCCATTACCCGCGTAACCGAGTGGTGGTTGGGGGTAtggacagtcagtggcaggcggacctggtcgacatgacagcgttcgccaaagagaatgacaacaaccgttacctactgacCTGCATCGATGTGCTCTCCAAGTATGCCTGGGTGATCCCACTCCGGGCCAAAACCGGGGCTCGTTTGATCGAggcatttcaacagattttcaagacgggtcgccgaccgttgtacctgcaaacggacgaggggaaagagtttctgaacagaccctttcaagcctttttaaaggacaaaggggtgtttttctttcacacgtttaacgaaaccaaagccTCCGCGGTAGAACGGTTCAACCGCACTTTGAAAggtcgcatgtacaaatatttcaccgctcacaacactcggcgcTACCTGGACGCCTTACCGGCGCTGGTTCGCGGTTACAATCAAGCCTACCACCGAAGCATACGACGAGCCCCTATCGACGTCACTCCCCAGAACCAGAAGGAAGTCCGGCAAGTCTTGTACGGTCCATCCACACACAAACGCTCGGTCCACCGGTATCGGGTCGGGGATCTCGTGCgtatcagtaaagtgaaagggaaatttgaaaaatcatacctgccgaattggagcacggaaatgttccgcatcgtcCGCTCCCATCCTCGACAGCCtgctgtgtacacactggaggatttGAACGGGGACCAATTGCTAGGGACGTTTTACGAAACCGAACTCCAACCGGTGACAGCCGCGGTGgataagttttatcaggtggagaagatcttaaaaagggaGCGGCGGCGAGGgaaactgtactattgggtgaagtgggtcggttatccacccagctttaattcttgggtgccggCCACGGACGTGAAACGTATTTAA